A single region of the Gemmata palustris genome encodes:
- a CDS encoding alkaline phosphatase family protein, producing MPRISVILGALLVFATVAGVGGYFLLRPPEPKRQARPEPAPVDPGTQPGGDPGAATERPKLVVLVVFDQMRGDYISRWAELYGPGGFERIKKDGMWFSECHIPYSCTSTGPGHASLSTGAPPSVHGIIENEWFDRKTGTQMYCCQPKRVYGLVPPVPENLGKPGRGAATGYSPERLLAQTVADSLNETTKGKGRVFSLSIKDRTAVLMGGQKPTGAYCFDTRDGQFHTGAFYRDAPHPWVTEFNAAKPADAWFEQKWDRLRPDLDYAKFSGPDDALGEGAGYNGQGLTFPHPFKGKLSAPAKPYYSALECSPAGNEMLFGLVKKAVTAEKLGRGAVPDLLCVSFSSNDIIGHQYGPDSQEVMDVTLRADKLVGEFLAFLDAEVGKGKYTVVVTADHGVCPLPELPSTKAKYPAAQRATTEELAAGLESALTEMYGKSDVKTKWLEVFDDDVWPWLYLNYKTIEARKLKIEDVAERARDFAAGRGYVETAFTRKELEDGKFPPEQPFKKPVVLAYHPDRCGDVIIIPKAGVQISKYTTGTGHGSPHPYDAHIPFLVYGAGVPPLGKRAEKVSSLSVAPTLAWALGVPAPKHAAVLPPEALPAKK from the coding sequence ATGCCGCGTATCTCGGTCATTCTTGGTGCTTTGCTCGTGTTCGCGACCGTCGCGGGGGTCGGCGGGTACTTCCTGCTGCGCCCGCCCGAACCCAAGCGCCAAGCGCGCCCCGAACCCGCACCGGTCGATCCCGGCACGCAGCCCGGCGGCGATCCCGGGGCCGCGACCGAGCGCCCCAAACTCGTCGTGCTCGTCGTGTTCGACCAGATGCGCGGCGACTACATCTCGCGCTGGGCCGAGCTCTACGGCCCCGGCGGATTCGAGCGCATCAAAAAGGACGGGATGTGGTTCAGTGAGTGCCACATCCCCTACTCCTGCACGTCCACCGGCCCCGGGCACGCCTCGCTCTCGACGGGCGCGCCGCCGAGCGTTCACGGGATCATCGAGAACGAGTGGTTCGATCGTAAAACCGGCACGCAAATGTACTGCTGCCAGCCGAAGCGCGTGTACGGCCTCGTTCCGCCGGTGCCCGAGAACCTGGGCAAGCCCGGGCGCGGGGCGGCCACCGGCTACTCGCCCGAGCGCCTGCTCGCACAAACGGTGGCCGACTCGCTCAACGAGACCACGAAGGGCAAGGGGCGCGTGTTCTCGCTCTCCATCAAGGACCGCACCGCGGTGCTGATGGGCGGTCAGAAGCCGACCGGCGCGTACTGCTTCGACACGCGCGACGGCCAGTTCCACACCGGCGCGTTCTACCGCGACGCCCCGCACCCGTGGGTCACCGAGTTCAATGCCGCGAAGCCCGCCGATGCGTGGTTCGAGCAGAAGTGGGACCGGCTGCGGCCCGATCTCGACTACGCGAAGTTCAGCGGCCCGGACGACGCTCTGGGTGAGGGGGCCGGCTACAACGGCCAGGGGCTCACGTTCCCGCACCCGTTTAAGGGCAAGCTCTCAGCGCCCGCGAAGCCCTACTACTCCGCCCTGGAGTGCTCGCCCGCCGGCAACGAGATGCTGTTCGGCCTGGTGAAAAAGGCCGTCACCGCGGAGAAACTCGGGCGCGGGGCGGTGCCCGATCTGCTGTGCGTCAGTTTCTCCTCGAACGACATCATCGGGCACCAGTACGGCCCGGACTCGCAGGAGGTGATGGACGTGACGCTGCGGGCCGACAAACTCGTCGGCGAGTTCCTCGCCTTCCTCGACGCAGAAGTTGGTAAAGGGAAGTACACGGTGGTCGTCACGGCCGACCACGGCGTGTGCCCGCTCCCGGAACTCCCGTCCACGAAGGCCAAGTACCCGGCCGCGCAGCGCGCGACGACCGAGGAGTTGGCCGCCGGGCTCGAATCGGCACTCACCGAGATGTACGGCAAGTCCGACGTCAAGACGAAGTGGCTCGAGGTCTTCGACGACGACGTGTGGCCGTGGCTCTACTTGAATTACAAGACCATCGAAGCCCGGAAACTGAAGATCGAGGACGTCGCCGAGCGCGCACGCGACTTCGCAGCCGGGCGCGGGTACGTTGAGACGGCGTTCACGCGCAAGGAGCTCGAAGACGGGAAGTTCCCGCCGGAGCAACCGTTCAAGAAGCCCGTTGTGCTCGCGTACCACCCGGACCGGTGCGGCGACGTCATCATCATTCCCAAGGCCGGTGTACAGATCTCGAAGTACACGACCGGAACGGGCCACGGCAGCCCGCACCCCTACGACGCACACATCCCGTTCCTGGTGTACGGGGCGGGCGTTCCCCCACTCGGCAAGCGCGCGGAGAAGGTGTCGTCGCTATCAGTCGCGCCGACGCTCGCGTGGGCGCTGGGCGTTCCCGCCCCGAAGCACGCGGCCGTACTGCCCCCCGAAGCGCTCCCGGCGAAGAAGTGA
- a CDS encoding DUF3467 domain-containing protein, with protein sequence MSEEVKPAPAQNAQQQQVQIPVDVTNRETVYANFVQAHLNADEVYLELGTFSQVVTPAGPDPITLTHRVIMNFVTAKRLADLLKRAVAQHEQMFGVVELDPNRRLRVPQQQRPNGM encoded by the coding sequence ATGTCCGAGGAAGTGAAGCCGGCACCCGCACAAAACGCGCAGCAGCAACAGGTGCAGATCCCGGTGGACGTGACGAACCGGGAAACGGTGTACGCGAACTTCGTTCAGGCCCACTTGAACGCGGACGAGGTGTACCTGGAACTGGGCACGTTCTCCCAGGTGGTGACGCCGGCCGGTCCCGACCCGATCACGCTGACCCACCGGGTCATCATGAACTTCGTGACCGCGAAGCGCCTGGCCGACTTGCTGAAGCGGGCAGTGGCCCAGCACGAGCAGATGTTCGGCGTGGTCGAACTCGACCCGAACCGCCGGCTCCGCGTGCCACAGCAACAGCGCCCGAACGGGATGTGA